Genomic DNA from Betta splendens chromosome 10, fBetSpl5.4, whole genome shotgun sequence:
GAGTCGTGATGGCAGTCACCGGTATTTTCTGGAGAATCGGTGGTCTTGCTATATTGTTCCTATTTTTCCACGTCTCAAATGGAGATGTAAGCTATTCTTTTCCGGAGGAGTTGAAGCGCGGATCCGTGATCGGAAACATTGCAAAAGATTTGGGTCTTGAAGCCAATAGACTATCAACCCGGAAGGCTCGCATTGATACCGATGGAGGTGACAAACATTATTGTGACATAAACCTACGAACCGGGGATCTGACTGTTGCCGAGAGGATTGACAGAGAGGGCCTCTGCGGAGACAAAGCGTCCTGCGTGCTGAAACAAGAGCTCATGTTAGAGAACCCGTTAGAACTGCATCGAATTAGTCTGCATGTCCAGGATATAAACGATAATTCTCCTCAGTTTAACAAAGAATTAATCCATATAGATATTCGGGAATCTGCGGTTAAAGGTGCGCGTTTTCCTATAGAAGAAGCACATGATGCTGACATAGGCAAATATTCAATTCAAACGTACAAATTACAAAACAATGACAATTTTATTTTAGGCGTTGGAACCAACTCCGTGGAGCTTGTGCTGAACAAAGAGCTGGACCGGGAGGTTTTAACAGAATTAGATTTGATTCTCACGGCGCTTGACGGAGGTTCTCCACCGAGGTCAGGCACCGCTTTAATTCGCGTCTCTGTGCTAGATGCTAATGATAACGTCCCAGTGTTTAGCCAGGCAATTTACAAAGCCAGCGTACCCGAAAACTCTCCTCAAGGAACTGTTGTAGCAACAGTAACTGCTACCGATGCAGACGCGGGGGTCAATGGAGATGTCACATATGAATTTGGACACATGTCAGAGGAAGTGAAATCCATGTTTACTATTGATCATAAGACAGGCGAAATAAATTTAAAGAGTACAGTTGATTTTGAAACAGCGTCATCATTTGAACTGCGTGTTACAGCAAAAGATGGTTTGGGCTTAACCTCATATGCAAAAGTCATAATAGATGTTACTGATGTAAATGACAACCCACCTATTATTTATCTAAAATCACTGAGTAACCCCATACCTGAAGATGTGTCACCTGGTACAGAGGTGGGCATCATTAACGTACAGGACAGAGACTCTGAGAACAACAGACAGgttcgctgctccatccagcaaaATGTCCCATTCAAGTTAGTTCCttccattaaaaactattattctctggtgaccacaggacaactggaccgtgaactagtgtctgattacaacattaccatcagtgccactgacgagggttctcctcctctgtcctcctctaaaaccgttcacttatctgtagctgacgtcaacgacaacccacctgtgtttgaggaacagtcctacagcgcatatgtgagtgaaaacaacaaacctggctccaccttatgttccgttgctgctcgagacccggactggagacagaacggtaccgtgatctactctctgttacctgctgaggtgaacggtgccccggtgtcgtcctatgtgtcagtgaacggagacacgggggtgatccacgctgtgaggtcgtttgattacgaacagttcaggagttttaaagtgcacgtgatggccagagacaacggttctcctcctctcagcagcaacgtgaccgtcagtgtgttcgtgtcggatgtgaacgacaactctcctcagatactgtaccccgccccggagggcaactcgttcatgaccgagctggtccccaaagctgcacacggaggctctctggtgtccaaagtcatagcggtggacgcggactccggacagaacgcctggctgtcctatcacatagtcaaatccactgatccgggacttttcaccatcggtgtccacagcggagagatcaggacgcagagggacgttttagagtctgacagcatgaagcagaacctcattgtgtcggtgaaagataacggacagccctctctgtctgccacctgttccatgtatttactgatctctgataacttggctgaggtgccagaactgaaggatatttcttacgatgagaagaattccaagctgacgtcgtatctgatcattgctctggtgtccgtgtccacgtttttcctgaccttcatcatcatcatcctgggtgtgaggttctgtcgtaggaggaagcccagactgttgtttgacggagcagtagccatccccagcgcttatctccctcctaattacgcagatgttgacggcacgggaactttacgcagcacttacaactatgacgcctacctgacaacaggctctagaaccagtgactttaagttcgtgtcatcctataatgacaacacgctgcctgctgaccagactctgaggaagagtccttcagactttgctgatgc
This window encodes:
- the LOC114864326 gene encoding protocadherin gamma-A11-like isoform X35 — translated: MAVTGIFWRIGGLAILFLFFHVSNGDVSYSFPEELKRGSVIGNIAKDLGLEANRLSTRKARIDTDGGDKHYCDINLRTGDLTVAERIDREGLCGDKASCVLKQELMLENPLELHRISLHVQDINDNSPQFNKELIHIDIRESAVKGARFPIEEAHDADIGKYSIQTYKLQNNDNFILGVGTNSVELVLNKELDREVLTELDLILTALDGGSPPRSGTALIRVSVLDANDNVPVFSQAIYKASVPENSPQGTVVATVTATDADAGVNGDVTYEFGHMSEEVKSMFTIDHKTGEINLKSTVDFETASSFELRVTAKDGLGLTSYAKVIIDVTDVNDNPPIIYLKSLSNPIPEDVSPGTEVGIINVQDRDSENNRQVRCSIQQNVPFKLVPSIKNYYSLVTTGQLDRELVSDYNITISATDEGSPPLSSSKTVHLSVADVNDNPPVFEEQSYSAYVSENNKPGSTLCSVAARDPDWRQNGTVIYSLLPAEVNGAPVSSYVSVNGDTGVIHAVRSFDYEQFRSFKVHVMARDNGSPPLSSNVTVSVFVSDVNDNSPQILYPAPEGNSFMTELVPKAAHGGSLVSKVIAVDADSGQNAWLSYHIVKSTDPGLFTIGVHSGEIRTQRDVLESDSMKQNLIVSVKDNGQPSLSATCSMYLLISDNLAEVPELKDISYDEKNSKLTSYLIIALVSVSTFFLTFIIIILGVRFCRRRKPRLLFDGAVAIPSAYLPPNYADVDGTGTLRSTYNYDAYLTTGSRTSDFKFVSSYNDNTLPADQTLRKSPSDFADAFGDCDDSPEQKPPNNDWRFTQGQRPGPSGPHMPYGTHIRWTSKNGTRATGGPEVAMGTGPWPQPPTEAEQLQALMAAANEVSEATATLGPGTMGLSTRYSPQFTLQHVPDYRQNVYIPGSTATLTSNPQQQQATAQQATQQALPPPQASAQPEPPKAAQTPASKKKSTKKEKK